Sequence from the Pagrus major chromosome 15, Pma_NU_1.0 genome:
ACTACGATTCGTTGTCCTGGTAGATAATTCCCTGTTCATCCCCTTGTATTTTAGCGACATAATCGTAATAAAATGCCTGTTGTTGTTGAATTATTTTCTAACATAAATAATACGTATCACTACATTCTGCATATGAATATTGGATTAATCTGTATGAGACGATGAGACCAAATTATTATACAATTCGTATTGATGATTACATGAACCAAAACCAAATATGAAAACAgtcataaaatattaaattaccCCTTAAATTACAAAATGACCAAAGAGATTGAAGCATTAAAGTACTGAAATAAAGGAAGAATGAGATTGAAATTGAAAAAGGAAGGCAGACTGCCACGTGCAGTGCCACATTTGGATGTGTCTGACGCTTGGAGCTTAACTTCCCTACGTTTCTCCTACAAATGGGCCTTGAGCTTGTTTGGAGGTTCTAGCAGGGGAGCGCAGCTACTGGTACACCGAAGGATGGTCGTCCGCCGGGGGGACCTGGTCCTCTTCCACCGAGCGCGGGGCTTCGGGAGGGACACACATGGAGcggtgagggaggagggggacacCCGCCTAGCCAGCCAGATCAGCCGAATAAACCCTAGCGATCAATGGGGTGACAGATGTCGCAGCCAGATCGCCCTCACATCCACTGAACAGAAGGGAGGCGGGGCGAATATATAGCGCCAGTCAAAACGGCCACTTACGATCATGGTTTTGATCTACAATATGTTCGCGTTTACGCTGATAGTTCGCCTGTAATGTTTATAAAACAGCATGATATACGCTAATGGTTTTGTTAACAACGGCGAATGAGTCTTTTTCGATGTGATCTTCTCGTACCCATGATACCTAGCGACAATATGTTAAGTAGCCTGTTTCTGTTGGCCAAAACCTACCAATCACAATCCTGACATGTTTCCTCAGGTCCCTCCTTTCAACATTTACTCCCTACCTCAGTTTGAAGTTGAATTTAGGAAGCAAAAGCTACTCGGTTGACCGTTTtatttaacaaatgtgtcatcAAAGCGCACAGTCTCACGTAGTGTCCTTTCTTTCAGTGCAAATGATTTTCGTTTACAGTAATGGTCATTTCAGCCATTGATACGTACCTTTACAATGTTAGAAAACGAAAATATTCGTGTTTGCCTTATAAACACGATGAAAGGCAAGATGGCTGGTTGATCGTGCTTTGAATTATTAGCTGCACAGGCTTTATGCGTTTTATTGGTATATTCTGTAGGTGTACTTCTAACGTGTGAATGCCTGTTTCTATTATGTCTttctatttctgtatttttttttcctaatgtACAAtcaagtaaaatgaaaataaacacttcaACAAATTATAATGTTGATGGTCAGTGTATGATAATGTAATAGGTGGATATGCAGCATTGCTTTATATGTTTTTGCATAAGACATTTTACACACGGCAGGATACTTCCTCTATTGAAGAAGGTCAACATTAAATTTCTATCATTTTCTCCATGTTCCTCTTGTTTTGCCTCCACATTGTTTGGATTTCAGCAGCCCTCAAGAGCATTTTGAACCCTGGGTCTCATAAACAAGCAATTTCCTGTATGTGTGCAGACAGTTGTCTGACCCACTGTGAGAATGTAAATAACCAGATACTGAGTATCTTGTGGAGTTTaacacatgaagacaaaagacaaactgATTCTAAGAAAATGCACGTTCAAAGTGCttgaacaaagacaaaacattgtatATGTGCCAGACATTTATAAAATTTATTCACATTCCATCATGCAAAGTTTGTCAGCAGCCATCATTTACTCTAATCAAAATtactattaaaataaataagtctTGGTTGCAGCTAGGAGTAGCTTTTAAAATTCAACAATACACATTTAAGTTAAAACATGAATAGCTTCCCACAACATGCTGTTTCACATATTGTCTTACAGCATTATTATGTAAATGACACAGTATGGAATCACAAAGCTTTCAGATAGTGTAACTCTGATAAGGCACGTGTTTACAGTATAAATCGTTGACTCATAACACTGAGTCTTTGGTCAGGTTCTTCACTGCTCCGTACTGAGTCCAGCTCCAGTCCTGCTCctggagaaagaagaaacaagTTAATGCTGCACTATTAAACATACCATTCTCTACCATATCTACTATCTACTGAACAATTTCATGTCATTCTTACATCTTTTAACCTGAACCCTGACCTCAAGCAGGTGAACTTGTATGATCTAGTAAAGACTAAAGGCAAAGGTGTGTTTTGAAGAGGGGTAAAAGTCAATACATAGTGAAAATATATGTGGTGGCGACtaatatttacaacaatcaGATTATTTTTACAGATGCATTCTGCCAAGTCAAACAAAAATTGTGAGCAGTGAGTTTATGTACAAGGAGTCCGTTTACAAGCATGGACTCACTCCCTTACACCTTTATACCATACCATGACACTGTGCTCCGTCTCCTGGGTGGTGTCTTGCAGTAGAGAAGTAAGCTGACTCAGATAACGTTGATTTTCATCCAGTAATTCATGAACAGTTTCactgaaagagacaaaagactCTAAATTGACTATTTGAATAAGTTTTCCTGCGTATGTAACCCCAAACCCTAAAACCTAGCAGCTAGTTTTGAGAGATCATTCAACCCTATCTGCAAAGTGTAGAATAAATTCATCTTCTAAACTGCAGACAAGCGTATGACAGAGAAACAGTCTCACAATGTTTTACTGTGGATATCTACTTTATTTAAGTCTGTGAAACTTGTGGCAGAGAATTTTGACCTCAAAGATCTTACCTGTCAGAGGGCCGTTGCACAAGTGATTGTGGTGGAGAATTGCTCTGGGCCTAAATGAACACAACCACACCCTGTATTAGCTACAGTATTATTTGATGACTAATACATTTAATACCTTATCGCCGAGTCTCAAGCTCCTAAAACATCTATTTGCCATTTGTCATATACTCACACAGGCAATCTTGAGGAGGTACCAGaactctttctgtctcttcatttGCATCTGCATCACTGCTGCCTCTGCAGTTTTTATGTTCCCCACTGCCCTCTCCAACTTAGGGAACAAATCAACGATGCGACGCTTACACACCAGAATTGTACTACAGAAAAGGAGAAGGATGACAACAATCACGAATCACACACAGAGGGAACAGTAAAATGATACCTGAGGTGTACTGAGCTTTGCGTGATTGTTTGTACCTCAGGTGAGTGTACAAGTCTTTGAGCACCCTGTCCTGGTTCTGAACTGTTTGGAGTATTGTCTTCACCATGTCGGAGCTGTCACTGTAGCCATGTGGAGGGTCAGGACCTGTACAAATACATTCTCCTGTTATCATCCAAGCACTATAATTTGACACAGACACATACTACATACAGTCCTGCTTTTCTTGTTCACAGCTATGCTGAGGAATTAATTTGAGCAATGGGGACCCCTGTGGCATATTTAGTGAATCACTCTGTACATATTTTCAGCCGACAAATTTATTTGTTATACAACTGAATTGTAGCCATAGCAACAAGCATTATCAGATTCCTCAGCACTCTAATTGGCAATAAAGAAATAACGGAGGCCCCATAACAAGGGCTGCAGGGGTAGGAGATTTACATGGTACAACTGTCTCGGAAAATACCAGTTTCACAGCAGTATACTGTATTACACAATTATAATTATCAGTTACAATGCCCCCTAAAGGAATTACTACAGAAGGGTTTTTTTGGTTGACAAACACTTGTCATAATTGCACAAATACTAATAcagtaggatttttttttttctgtaacacTGAAACGGTAGAATCTAACACCGTAGATAAGCAAATCTACATGGTATGATAACCATAAATTTTCATACCATGGTATGAAAATTGAAGCGAATACTGCCCTGAAGCGAATACTGCTGCAATCCTACCTATAATCCATGTctactgttttaaatgtgaaatgatttGTACTAACTTTTGCATTTAGCTTTCAGTTGCTTGTAGAGTTCAATCGCCTTCTGCTCACTGAAAAAAGGGCAAAAACAGAGAGTGAACATGTGCAaaccagttgtttttttttgttagcaTAGGTTTTAATTTCTCAAGTCTGTCTTAAAATCCCTCTATGGTGCCAATGGAAGTGACAGGGGATAAAATCCACAGCCTTTGTgccattaaaaatatattctaaAGTTTATCTTAAGTTaatatgaggcttcagcagCAGTCTGGCTCAATCGCATCAAGTGGATATCTTCCACAGTTACAGTCTGTCTAGTATCAAATTCTTCCTTGGTGACCTGCAGCAGAAGTAACAAAAAGTACGCCTGTAACATCCATTGAAACCACTCTTGGAACAGATTTCTTACAAGCCAGTATGAACAGAAGGAATATATACAGCCATTAAAATCTGTTTAATTATCCAGATGGGCACCTGACTATGCCTTTTAGACCTACTTGAAAGAATGTAAACCAGTCACTTAAGGAAGTGATTATTGTGTAAACATAACAGAGATACTCACAGCTGTTCCATTACATCACCCTGTCTCCTTGCAAATGGACTCCTCTGCAACTCCACAATCTCAAAATGTACTGCCACTATCTCTTCATCCAGATACCCTACATCTGCAACCTACAGCAGAATAAAACTGTTAGCATGTGCCGTTTTAAATAACTGCTAGTAAGTTTGTTTTATGAATTAAACAACTGTCCTACCTTCATAAACCCATCAGACTTCTCTTCATTTTCCTGCCAAGTCTTCAGCAATTTTTCCGAAGcttcagaaaaaacacacaacaacagataTATTATTTAAAGCTTCAGTAATGACTTTAAATTATGTATCACAGCCAGAGATTAACATCTACTCACAGACGCCGGTGTGTCTCTGCTTGGTGTACTGCTCGAGGTCGTGTTGGATGCTGGTCTTAAAAAAGGCCAGTTTGGCTTTGAGCTGCTGTGACTGGGAGAACAGCAGGTTCTTGTATCGTGTTAAGTTGGTGTTGTAACGCAGCAGACTCAgtctacacagacacaaacacaaggtaAGGATGTTTCAGTGTGTGGGTGTATCTACTATATGTGTGCATTGTAGAACACTTACATGGCAGCTCTCTGTCCCCGGTACAGGCGGATGTAGTCCTCTTTCAGTCCACAGATGTAGCTGACTGCTTCCCCCCACACCTTTCTCAGTGCAGATAGtggcagctgtgtttttgtctccctCACTGAGACAACATATAGttcacaaaaccacaaaaacgTTTGACATGGTCAACAAAAGTATAAAGTccctcattttaaaaatgtgataatgCTGCAActgatgatcattttcattGCCGATTAATCTGTtggttattttctcaattagtcgattagttgtttggtctaaaatggcagaaaattgGATTAGTGACGTCATCAAATGTCTTGCTttgcccaaaacccaaagatattcagtttactgtcatagaggagtaaagacaccagaaaatattcctgattgagaagctggaatgagagaatttctttttttcttaataaaatTGCTCAAACTGATAAAACCATTGTCAAAATAGTTTGTGATTAAGTCAGTAGTTGAcaactaactgattaatcgattgatcATAGCAGCCCTAGACAGTATTAAAAGAGCTGAGGCATATTCATTAATTCACACTGGAGTTTAAACATAAAGCTTTATCAAGACAAGTGACtcaaaaaggttttattttcctttctttaaaagatcattttacaGCTCAGGATATGTTTATCTACGTATGTCTTACCTATAAAGTTGACACTGTCAGGCAGAGGTCTGGCAGTCAGTGGTCCAGAGTACTTGGTCAGGCTCTTATCGAAGAGGAAGACTATGGAGCTGTCACAGCCTCGCTGAAAGCAGAGAACACATATGGCTGTGGCTCCTACAGTGTAGTGTGTTCAAGTAAGTAAGAAGAGGCTCATTCaatggtaaaaaaataaaaaataactccAGAAGACGTCTATGCTGAGTCAAAAATTTAGAAATGACCAGAAATAACAAaagcaacaataacaataaccaaaaactttaaacaaaaacaaaattctttGAATATggagatagaaaaacaaaaagtctttTGCTGCCTATGGACATTTCGCTGGGCCTGTTTGACATtagatatttctgtttgtgtgtgtgcgtgtcacaTACCAATCCCTCTGGCAGACAGTGTGAGGGCGGTCTGCGTGGGTCGAGGGAGATTCCCGTCTCCAGCAGTAGCTCCTGACTCAGCGGGGAGATGTGggactgagtgtgtgtctccagACGAAGCTGCAGGGAGTGTAAGTTCTCCTCAGCACCCAAAACCAACGAGTGCAGCTGGGCTGACGTCATGTCCAACACATGAATCACCTGGAGGAAAAAAGGAACACAGTCAGCAGATTTTCTTTCCATGCTGTCCTCAGCTGGGTTGCATTAAACCATAAATCCACTCAATAAAATCTGGGTTTAGTGAGTCTAAACACAGGCAGGGTTCATGTTACTAACCTTCATGTTGAGAATATTCTGTAAAGCTGTGTAGCAGCTCGGCTTCTTTGTGTCTGGATCCAGCCCTCCACCACGTGCTGCAGGGTCCCACAGTAGCAGCATCTGCAGAAGAGACTCGGTTGGTTCCAGCAGCGGcctatgaacacacacacattcacacacacacaaaggttaGATTTAAGTCAGAATGAAGGAAGTTTGACTGTATAAAACAAGTCGTTTTGTCTCTTCTACCTGCTGAGATTGTTGGGATATGGGAGGTGTGTGGAGAATCTGACTTCCCCGTTCATGTCCTCCACTGCCATGATGTCTATGGGACCTTTGTTCTTGACTTTACTTGTCctataaaaaagacaaacatgaaaccatggagaatgaaaaataaagccAACACACTGAAAACCGGAtccacaaaatgttgaaaacattcagagaaaTCTTCTGACTACatactacatacagtatgtgtatatattgGTGCGTGCTGCCGCTATGTTGACTCACCACTGTACGGGCTGCATGTGGTGTAAAAAGGGTCGAAAGCCACAAGTGCATTCAAAGATCACTGTCCCAAAGCTCCAGTAGTCCACTGTTACAGTGTAGGGTTTACTCTCAAACAGCTCTGGAGCCTGAACACatacagatacatttttataaaaacaggGCTTGATTGTtgaaatctatttattttttattttttgcacatGCAATGCATTAGTGTCACAACCCTTACCAGATACTGGAGAGTTCCAACAAAGGATGTACACAGACTGCCCTGATCAAGGTCTTTAGCATAACCTAGATCTATGATTTTATGGACAAGCTggagaaaaacagttttataatGAGAACAAATCACAGAAAATCATATAACATATAAGTCAGTGTAGATTGCACAGGCTACATTCATCACCTTCCCATCAATCTCCTGCAGAACTATGTTCTCTGGCTTGAGGTCTCTGTGAATGATCTTGTTTTCATGGAGGTACTGGATACCAGAAcctgtgtttgtaaaaaaaaaaaaaaaaaaaaaaaagaataataacaatgattacaaatacattatgcATAACATGTGATAACAGCGACTTATTGTCATAGTAAAAGGTGGGGAAACATTACCAATGTCACTGAGCAGCGAGAGGACTTCACTCTCCTTTAGCCCACAGcaattttctggtttatttaaCACCTAAATAAAGAGGAATAGAGGAGGTTAAGAGTTTAATGTTTGAAAAGACAACTAACTGTTTAGAGTCTTTATAAAATACCCACATGATACCTTGCGTAGGTCTCCTCTTGAGCAGTACTCCATAGACAATAGAGGTAAGTCATTTAAAGCAATGGTGCTCA
This genomic interval carries:
- the LOC141009515 gene encoding inhibitor of nuclear factor kappa-B kinase subunit alpha-like isoform X1, with the translated sequence MENRTALKQSQLCGSWEMKERLGMGGFGHVYLYQHLESGEKIAVKLCRLELNSKNKDRWSREIQIMKKLNHVNVVQAREVPEELSTIALNDLPLLSMEYCSRGDLRKVLNKPENCCGLKESEVLSLLSDIGSGIQYLHENKIIHRDLKPENIVLQEIDGKLVHKIIDLGYAKDLDQGSLCTSFVGTLQYLAPELFESKPYTVTVDYWSFGTVIFECTCGFRPFLHHMQPVQWTSKVKNKGPIDIMAVEDMNGEVRFSTHLPYPNNLSRPLLEPTESLLQMLLLWDPAARGGGLDPDTKKPSCYTALQNILNMKVIHVLDMTSAQLHSLVLGAEENLHSLQLRLETHTQSHISPLSQELLLETGISLDPRRPPSHCLPEGLRGCDSSIVFLFDKSLTKYSGPLTARPLPDSVNFIVRETKTQLPLSALRKVWGEAVSYICGLKEDYIRLYRGQRAAILSLLRYNTNLTRYKNLLFSQSQQLKAKLAFFKTSIQHDLEQYTKQRHTGVSSEKLLKTWQENEEKSDGFMKVADVGYLDEEIVAVHFEIVELQRSPFARRQGDVMEQLEQKAIELYKQLKAKCKSPDPPHGYSDSSDMVKTILQTVQNQDRVLKDLYTHLSTILVCKRRIVDLFPKLERAVGNIKTAEAAVMQMQMKRQKEFWYLLKIACAQSNSPPQSLVQRPSDSETVHELLDENQRYLSQLTSLLQDTTQETEHSVMEQDWSWTQYGAVKNLTKDSVL
- the LOC141009515 gene encoding inhibitor of nuclear factor kappa-B kinase subunit alpha-like isoform X2; translation: MTYLYCLWSTAQEETYARYHVLNKPENCCGLKESEVLSLLSDIGSGIQYLHENKIIHRDLKPENIVLQEIDGKLVHKIIDLGYAKDLDQGSLCTSFVGTLQYLAPELFESKPYTVTVDYWSFGTVIFECTCGFRPFLHHMQPVQWTSKVKNKGPIDIMAVEDMNGEVRFSTHLPYPNNLSRPLLEPTESLLQMLLLWDPAARGGGLDPDTKKPSCYTALQNILNMKVIHVLDMTSAQLHSLVLGAEENLHSLQLRLETHTQSHISPLSQELLLETGISLDPRRPPSHCLPEGLRGCDSSIVFLFDKSLTKYSGPLTARPLPDSVNFIVRETKTQLPLSALRKVWGEAVSYICGLKEDYIRLYRGQRAAILSLLRYNTNLTRYKNLLFSQSQQLKAKLAFFKTSIQHDLEQYTKQRHTGVSSEKLLKTWQENEEKSDGFMKVADVGYLDEEIVAVHFEIVELQRSPFARRQGDVMEQLEQKAIELYKQLKAKCKSPDPPHGYSDSSDMVKTILQTVQNQDRVLKDLYTHLSTILVCKRRIVDLFPKLERAVGNIKTAEAAVMQMQMKRQKEFWYLLKIACAQSNSPPQSLVQRPSDSETVHELLDENQRYLSQLTSLLQDTTQETEHSVMEQDWSWTQYGAVKNLTKDSVL